The Tenebrio molitor chromosome 2, icTenMoli1.1, whole genome shotgun sequence DNA segment TCGTTCAATTGGGTGCaagattttaaagaaaattgtaaaaagaaaattatcagGTTAGAGTGTTGCCACGCGCATGCGCATCACAACTGTCAACAGAGTAGTGGTGAATTTCTAGGTTATGCATGGATTTACTTATTTCGAGCTCCAAAGCATTCCGCTGCGGTTGTTCTGTAGCGCTGAAGGTGTGGAACGGGTGCGTGAACCTCGTTTTCCCGCCACTCTCTTAATCAAACCGGTCTCGTTCAAATTTCAGGTTCGCTACGATGGCCACGGACAGTAAActtccaaaaatattaaagaaaatcgGGACCCATAACGGTGTTTTCCATTGCGACGAGGCTCTAGCTTGCTACATGTTGAAACAGCTCCCCGAATACCGCGACGCCGAAATCGTCAGAACGAGAGACATGTCCGTGCGTATTTTCCATCTCTGCTAATGAACCTCCCCTAATAAAAAGTGTAGATTTTAGACACGTGCGACGTTGTGGTCGACGTCGGCGGCGTCTACAACCCCAAAACGTACAGATTCGACCACCACCAGCGTGGTTTTGAAGACACTCTGACCTCGGTGCGGCCCGACCTTGCCAAGAAAAACACCATCAAGTaggtcattttgacatttgggAAAACAATTGACTGTCGGGTTTTTAGGTTAAGTTCGGCCGGGTTGGTGTACGCGCATTACGGTCTGGACGTGATCGAACAGATTTTGCAACAAAACGATTATCCGATACCGGCGAATTGTTTGCACAATATCTTTCTCTACGTCTATGAGGGGTTCGTGGAAGAGTTGGACGCGATCGATAATGGGGTGCCGATGTACGCCGAGGGCAAGCCGAGGTACCGCATCAACACGAACTTGAGCGCGCGGATCCACAGATTGAACCCCGAGTGGAATTCGCCGCAGCCCGAATCCACCAACGAATTGTTCGCGAAGGCGATGAATCTCGCCGGTACCGAGTTCATAGAGAGAGTAGTGGAGGTGCGCAGTATATCGATtcgttcattttattttaattcgatTGGCTTCAATTTCTTAAGGCGGCGACCGTGTGGTGGCCGGCGCGCCAAATCGTGCGAAGCTCCATCGAAAACCGGAAAAAAATCCACCCGACCGGCGAGATCATGCTCTTGGAAGAGCGCTGTCCCTGGAAGGACCACCTCATGGCCCTCGAAGACGAGATGAACATCGGGGGCGAACTGAAATTCGTCATTTTTCACGACCCGAACGACTCGTGGCGAGTCCAGGGGATCCCCATCCAACCCGACAGTTTCATCTGCAGGTTCGACCGTCGATGACgctttttttcgttttctgaGAAGCGACTTTCAGGGTGTTCCTGCACAAGGACTGGCGAGGGGTGAGAGACGACCAGTTGACGTCGATCGCGGGGATAGAAGGGTGCGTGTTCTGCCACTCGACGGGATTCATCGGCGGCAACAAGACGAGAGAGGGCGCCCTGCAGATGGCGCTCAAGAGCTTGACAGCGCCACCTGCCGACAGGGAGTAAAGGTGACGCGTCTCGCGCAAGATGTAagcgtaattttttaattaaaaaagcgaataaaaAGGATTTCGAGATGAGGTGGGTTTTTGTTGTAGATAGGTCTCGACGTAATTACAACGCCATATTTTATTGTGCATACAATAATACAAGTATATACATATACACTTTTTAAACATACGTTTGGAAATATTTGGACagaatttaacaacaaatatcttttttaaaacagtcaaacaaaacaattattaatatatgtatatataACACAAGATAGAAAACTGGATTACAGTTACAAACGCATGTAGAGTAtttctactatttttttttacaacattGAGGTTTCGTTGCAGTTATAGTTTCATCTGACCGGGGATTGTCTATAATTGATGagggcaaataaaattttggaggtacaaaaatacaactgcaaaaaatctcaaatttgaaCACACTGTCATGACGCACGCGGTCATAAAAATCTACAGATTGTATTATTcggattgaaaaaaatataaaaagttTGAGCTACAAGTATTGACATTTGATTAAAGATGtacattttgttattatttgataTAAAATGAGCACAACATCTTGAGACAtcataaatgtaaaatattacacGAATTCATCATCTTACTTTATCATCATCAAGTTGGGGAGGAATActctgtttttgttttattatttttgtgtttaaatattaAACGCACTCAACTCTAGAGGAAACAACACAACAGGTTAGTACGGTTAGTACCGAAACGGGTATgtaacgatgaatgaaaaatgtgAAAAGTGTCAGGTACGGATAGGGAACGGTTCGATCTCTGTTTTCGACGACAGACAGAACGAAGCAGATGTCAGTGGGGGCGCGACGTCGTCGGCGGGTGCGACAGGTGAAGGTGTGGGTCGCAGACGGTGGCGGCGCGCGCGCGGCCGAACGGAAACAAATTCGTCAAGTACACAGAGTAAATTTTCTTATGTATAGCTTATTGCATACTACACGTCCCCTCTACAAATGGCGATGCAACGGGGTCAAACAATTTGGCAAAAATCTATCAATAAAACCtcaaacatttacaaaacacGACATGTGCCAAGAATCGGTGCGAACGCAAAACGTGGAAAAGAACGAACGGATGAAAGTCGTGATTGTTGGCAGATGTCGGTGCGAAAAGGGTAAATATTTAGCCTATTTACAAATATACAAGCACTTTATACTAAAATATGTTACATGACACTTTGCTAAGCTCAACTATGATATCCAACGTTGGCACAAATGAAATCATCGTACAGGCACGCATTCATACTAGTTTCGTTTAGACTTTTCAACAAAAACGTCCGAACTAAAGCCCCCGGGGGATCGCCGGGCGGCGGCGAAAACGACGCCGGACAGTAGTCAGGTATTGTgtacatttgtttattttatttattctcttGAAAGACCACAGCAATTTtaggtttattattattattattttacatgAATGATTGTTCTCGAATCACACTTAAAAGATCTAGTGTCAAGTCACATATACGTAATAACAACACAAGGTGATCATCATCTAGACGAACTGACAGACATTTCTCGTAACATTCAACAGTAGTAGTagtattttattatatcaCAAGTAAAAACGTTTCGGTTTTTGTTCCGACTACACCACAACATTAGGCCGTGATTAGATTAGTTCATGTTAGTACGTAGAGTAAGTAGCATCATGTAATAGTGTGCGCGTGTGGGTGTGAAGAAAGGAAACAATGATGATCGATCTGATATGGGAAACGAATTTCGTCGGGCTACTCTATCGGAAAATTTGTCGTAACAGCAGCAAATGCCTGTCAATTCTAGGTAGGTACAttaataacaacaattaattgaTAGGTCTGAGCACCTGATCCTAGACTACCAGCAAGTGGCCCAGTCTGCGGTCGTGTCCCCAGCCAGAGGAGCCCAAGCACACCTAACCTACATACCTCGCCGTCTCATGAGCATTTAGTTATTCGTTTATGTAAAACAACATACAACAAACATTTGATTTgctttttttctctctctttCATAAAACATCCAACAGTGAACTCGataatatattatattataatatcAATCAACGGATGATAAGCGACTTAACCTATGTTTAATGTCTTGTTGCCAGACACTCAAAAAACACCGATACATAAATACGAATAAAATGAAGtggattgtcatttttttactGGAAAAGCCCGGGACTTCCCCTGGCGACGCGCCGACCCTAATTTATCTCTAATATCATACATACAGTAACATGTACAAATATTTATCATATTAAGTATTAATATAAATAGATTCATAGTAATAGACTTTTAAAAAGATCACAACACAGAGTTAAATAGTACCGAGTAGTaccaactttaaaaaagtgGGCGGATCCGATGTCCCGTCTCCCGTTTCCGGCTCAGTGGCACATTTTCGACGCCTCATCGGTGCTAACAAATCACCAGATTCCCTAAGACTCGACTAAAGGTAGGTAAAAAGTATGTGTGAACAAGTTTTGTTTGAGCAAATCCGCGACGTACTTTAGCCCGAGGGAGAGAGGGCGCCGCCTTCGCCTCTTAATACGTATAGTTCACGCTAATTATGGCCATTATGATATTTGATTATTTAGTTTTTGAGTTCAGATCTATTGCTCGTGAGAACTTACAGGAGGAAACCGAGTATCGTGCAAGTTGAACTTCTGAGCACTAATTCAATATACCAGATCactgtggtactgaaagagcGCACGTTACCTACAAAGTAACGCGAGCTAATAGTGTCTCACTCGACATTCGAAAAGGCACTAACGTTACGACAGTGTAACGCGACACAACCCCTAtcaatattaaatataaatctcTGTAATATGTGGATTGCAATTTGTACAACTACTCTACCTATAtcttttttcaattctttttCACCTACAATTCTCTAATTTCTCTTTTGAACAATTTACATGTCTTTTGTGGTacgcaattataaattttctgctaTTTTGATCTGACACTCGAACTGAAAACTTTTTGATTGCCCTTTACCtgtttttgattattttttaaattttatttatcgaCGATTTGATTCCTTCTCTCTGCATACTCCTACTACTAAGTGTTGTACGGGCTTGGCACGGAAAGTTCAAAGCTTGTACACGAATGGTGCGCTTCTTTTTCTCTGCGTTTTACGGGCTCCGCATCGGGTGGTCGATGCGACTTCATGTGGGCGCTCCGGCTCTTGATCTTTGTAAAGACTCTGTCGAACACCAAAAACTACACGTTAAAAACACCATGGGGGCGAAAGTGCCGACGCACCGCCCTCCGGCGGCCCCCCAATTTTAACACACCCAACAACAATCACAAACGTCAAACGTTAAATGTCAAACTAAAAGCAGGACAGATCCGTCAACAACAATTTAAACTTTCTCAAAGAAaccgatttaatttatttaaaaaaataataataacatccTGTCCGTGGCCGCATTCTCGACTCTCCTAAGCTTTACCTTCTTCTTTTGATCACAAAAAATGCAGCCGTAGAGTGTTCATCAATTGACGTTGTTGACAGATGtcattcagttttttttttgacttctCGAGGAATGTAAAATGTgttgttttttcaattaattttacgttttatttgttttcggACGTTGAAAAGTGCAGTGGGGTAGTTGTGGGGGGAGTCCGCCGGAGGCCGGCACTAGAGTGTCAAACTTTCGGTATTTTTGTGTAGGATGATCGGTCCTGTTCAATGGATGTTTGTTGTGACATGCTCACGTGCAATGTATCACATGTTCTCTAATAATTTGTTCCACTATTAAGAATCTATGGTAACTCCGGTAGCAAAGAAGTCTGCATAAGAAACAAGTGAAACTAACCCATGCGAAAACGAAAAACTAAACTGaacaacataaataaaactgtaCACATGAACTGAAAGGATAAAAAGGTCGCCCCGGGCCGAACGACCCGAAGGGTAACTAAAAGATACCTTAGTCCGCTCACTGGATGTTGTAGTAAGAATAACGATAGTGTTAGCACGTAAGCAGAGGACGCAACACACCGATCATTTACCTTAGCTATGCTATGTTGAATGGAGTACACTTACTTCCCGCAGATCTTACAGGGGTAATCTTCTGTCGAGTCGGGATGACATACTGTCGAAGTAACGGAGGTGGTGCGCTTGTCTGCGTTCGCAGACGGCGTGGGAGAGTTCCTGGCGGTGCCCCCGTGGATTCGTATGTGCCCGTTGAGGGCGGCGCGCGAGTTAAAACTCTGCAACAAACCGGTCAGCACCGCAAACCTCACAAACGCGAATACTCACGGCTGAGCAGTCTGCGAACTCGCAAATGAAACTCCTCGTCTCCTGGACGGGCATGGGAGAACCGCTATCTACAATCTAAGAGAGAACGTTAACCCCCGGTGGAGACAGCATCGGTGGCGCTTTACCCCCAGCAGCTTGGCGTCGGGATACGGCTTCTCCTCCGCGTCCGACTCCGCGCCCTTCGAGTGGTTGTGCCGCCGCTCCCGCAGATACTTCAGCTTGCGGTACTCGTCGACGCACACCTTCTTCCACACGTAGTAGAACTGGACGCACTGCTTCACGGTCTTCGTCCCGATCTGAAACACCCCGTCAGCACGGACCGCCACTCCCGATCGGTAGCTACGCACCTCTCGGGCGATGCTGCAGAAGTCCTTGTCGTGCTTGAGCAGGGCTTTGTGGAAAACGTCGGTTTCTGAGGACGTCCACTTGTCGCTCTCGCTGTACTGGTAGCAGAGGAGGGGGTGGTCCGACGGGAGGATCGGCGCGGGCTGCATCAGCTTGAGCATCGCGTCCTGCAAGGGGGACTCGTGACTCGGACAGGCCCCGCCAACGAACGGACTTACGTGAATGTTGCCGCCGCACAGGTGCAAGAGGTGCATGGCGTACTCCTTGTTCCTCCCTCCACCGGGAACTGCAGCGCAGCACGCGAAATCCAAGTACATGTCAACTGCACATATTCAATGCTAACACACACCTGTTGAAATCGCCACAGCGTGGCTCAAACAACAAGCAAAACTGGGGTTTGTTCGATGAGCCGACGGGGAGGCGGCCGTCGCTCCCTGCCAAATCCTctttcaacaaattaacagcgAGGGAATTAGTAGAGAACGAAAcgacaaaaaacaaaaaaatacaatttgtcACATCTGTGGATGGTCGAGGGCTCAAACGGTCACCTTGAAGAGCACCCCCGACACAGACAACACAAATTACCAATTTCTCGATTCGTATCAGAGACAGAAACTTGCAGCTTTCTTGGTTCGCTTTGTCGCGACGAGATCTATAAAACAGAGGGGTTAGATTCATCTGTGTCACACGAGAAAATGGTTCGCATCCGCCATTTTGATTCCTGAGCGGACGCTCAAGACCTCCATCTTCTTTGGTTGTTCGATTTGACAGGAAGCGGCCCGTCTGCCTCcagttttgcaaattttggCGCAACTGGTTACCTTCAATGTCGGTGCACCCGTTTATGCCGGGATCCCACAAGAGGTCCTCGTAGGTCGGCTCCGGATTAGTCCTGTTAGGAGCGGACGTAAAAGGGGGCACCGCGCACTGGAACTGGGCCCCCACGTTCACGTGTGGCGTAGAGTCGCTCTCCGGGATGGGGTCGCTGCTCCAGTTCGACTCCTCCTCTGGAAGGAGCGGTCAGTGGGGTCGACGCGTGGCGCCCTCTACTCACCTGTCTTGATCTTGATGTTGGCGTAGAGGCCCGTGCCCGGCCTCTGGGGGTTCAGGATCGGCTGCGGCGTGTACGGGGCGAAGCCTTGGGGTTTGCTCCTCGTCGCCCTCAGCTTCGACTGGTGGAAGACGGGGAGCTGGAGGGGCTCGCTCCGGGGCCGTTTCCTGGAGGTCCGGACCGGACTCGCCGGGATCCTAGAGCGAACTGTTAGAACCGGAGCGCGGTCTGCGAACGTGGGGCTTACGTTGTGGGGCTGAGGAAAACGTCGTTGTTCTCTTCTCTCTTCAGGTCGATTATCTGCTTAGGCCGGGCGATGATCTGCTTCGTTGGAATCTTGAGCACCTTTTGGAGTTTCTGCTTGTCGTCTTCTTGAGCGGGGGCCAGCGAAGTGTTGGCCAGGAGGAAGTTCTTGGCTTGGAAGTTGCCCCCGGTCTGGATGAACTTGATCTCGCCGTTGGCGTCGACCAAGATGCCGGCGAAGTTTGAACTGTTCAGGTCTAGGAGGCCGTTGTTGCTTATCACCCTCAAGGGGACGCCGTTGAACTCGAACTTTTTCCGAGCGGCGAAGTCTTTGGGGCTGCTCGACAGCAGCGGGTCCTCCGAGTTGGGCATCATCTGCGACTGGAGCGTGTAGTGGGGCGACATCGGGAACGTCACCGTGTTGGGGGAAGGAGCGAAGGTGGTCGAAGGATGAGGCGAAGATACGGAAGTCGTCACGATATTGGAGAGCGGGGAAGGTACTGGAGTCAGACCGACCGAAAGAGGTGATCGAGGTGGAGGCGAGTTCGTGAGGGGGTAAATGTCGTCAGTCGGGATGCTCTCCCCCGGGAGGACTTCCTCGAGGGCTTCTTCGACGGCGGCGGAGCTCGACATCGTCGAGGTGAAGAACGCCGCCGACAGAGGAGACGAAGCTTGGGGGGGTTCGTCGACTCCCCTCTCCACGACCTGTCCGAACTCGTTCTGCTTGGGGGAGACCATCGGGAGGAGAGTGTTCTGGCCGAAGCAGGGACTCTGTCCTTCGTGGCTTGCCGGAGGAGTCGGATACGCGAACCCCGGGGAGTCGTGCCGGATCAGCGGACTCTGTAGGGGCGACTGCGCCGTGAGCGAGGTACGAGGGGACCCGGTGAACTGCGCCGGCGACTGCGTCTGGTACCCCGGCGAGGGTATGTCCAGGTTGGTGGTGGAGTGAAACGTGCTGAACTCTGCGAGACTCTCCGGAAGCGGCGAGTCCAGCACCGCTTGCAACTCCTGGTTGACCGAGTGGCTCGACTGGTACGACG contains these protein-coding regions:
- the LOC138123197 gene encoding MYG1 protein; translated protein: MDLLISSSKAFRCGCSVALKVWNGFATMATDSKLPKILKKIGTHNGVFHCDEALACYMLKQLPEYRDAEIVRTRDMSILDTCDVVVDVGGVYNPKTYRFDHHQRGFEDTLTSVRPDLAKKNTIKLSSAGLVYAHYGLDVIEQILQQNDYPIPANCLHNIFLYVYEGFVEELDAIDNGVPMYAEGKPRYRINTNLSARIHRLNPEWNSPQPESTNELFAKAMNLAGTEFIERVVEAATVWWPARQIVRSSIENRKKIHPTGEIMLLEERCPWKDHLMALEDEMNIGGELKFVIFHDPNDSWRVQGIPIQPDSFICRVFLHKDWRGVRDDQLTSIAGIEGCVFCHSTGFIGGNKTREGALQMALKSLTAPPADRE